The Polaribacter sp. HaHaR_3_91 genomic sequence TTACGGTTGTCATCTTTTTTTATTTTTAATTAATGTTTTTATTTTTTAGTCTTAAACTGTTTGAGAGCACAGATATAGAACTCATAGACATTGCTGCCCCAGCAATCATTGGGTTTAATAAAAATCCGTTGATGGGATACAATGCTCCTGCTGCAATAGGAATGGCAATAAGGTTGTAAATAAATGCCCAGAATAAATTCTGTTTGATGGTTTTCATCGTTGCTTTAGATAATTGAATCGCTTTAGAAATCTGTTTTAAATCGGAATGCATTAACGTGATTCCTGCACTTTCCATAGCAATATCTGTTCCGCTTCCCATAGCAATACCAACATCTGCTTGTGCCAAAGCATGCGAATCATTAATTCCGTCTCCTGCCATCGCAACCACTTTTCCTTCTGCTTGTAGCTGTTTAACAAAAGCACCTTTATCTGCAGGCATTACATTGGCTTGGTAGTTTTTTATCCCAACTTTGTTGGCAATTGCTTTTGCAGTTTGCTCATTATCGCCAGTTAACATATGTATTTCGATCCCCATTTGTTGTAGTTTCTGTATCGCAGCAAGCGTTGTTTCTTTTACTTTATCGGCTACTGCAATAATACCAACTACGGTATTTTTATGCGCTACATACACCACTGTTTTTGCTTCTGATTTTAAACTATTTGCTTTCGTACTCAATTGGGTAGGAATTGTAATTTCCTTTTGAACCATTAAACTCTCATTCCCAATTCGATACAATTCATTTTTAAAGGTTGCTTCTGCACCCAAACCGGTAATACTTGTAAAAGAATCGATGGGTACGCTTTCTGTATCTATCGTTTTTAAATGTGCTACAATTGCTTCTGCAATAGGATGCTCTGATTCTGATTCTATGGCAAATACTACTTTCTCGAGTTCGGTAGAAACTGTATTTTTATTCCAAATTAAATCGGTTACTTTTGGTTTTCCTTCGGTAATGGTTCCTGTTTTGTCTAATATTAAAGTATCAATTTTATAAGCAGTTTCTAATGCTTGCGCGTCTTTAATTAAAATTCCTTGTTGTGCTCCTTTACCAATACCCACCATTAAAGCGGTTGGAGTTGCCAAACCTAAAGCACACGGACAAGCAATAATTAAAACAGTAATTGGTGTTAATAATGCGTAGGTTATAGAAGGATCTGGCCCTAAGAAATACCATAAAACAAAAGTTACAATCGCTAAACCGATTACAATAGGCACAAATATACCTGCAATTTTATCTGCCAATTTCTGAATAGCAGGCTTGCTAGATTGTGCTTCTTCTACCAATCTAATAATTTGAGACAGTAAAGTTTCATCGCCAATTTTAGTAGCAATAATTCTTAAAGATCCTTTTTGATTGATAGTACCTGCAAAAACTTTGCTTCCTTTTACTTTTTCAACCGGAATCGGTTCTCCAGAAATCATACTTTCATCTATAAAAGAAGTTCCTTTTTTTACTTTTCCGTCTACAGGAATTTTATCTCCCGGTTTTAAAATGATGAGTTCTCCTTTTAGAATTTCATCATAAGAGATTACTTTTTCTTCACCATTTCTAATTGCGGTTACTTTTTTAGGTTTTAAACCCATTAATTTCTTAATAGCAGAAGAGGTTTTACTTTTTGCTTTTTCTTCAAAAAAACGTCCTAATAAAATTAAAGTAATAATAATTACTGCCGATTCGAAATACACATGAGGTACCAAACCTTTGCTTAAAAAGTACTGCGGATTTACGGTATTAAACACACTAAATAAAAAAGCGATTCCGGTACTTAATGCCACCAATGTATCCATATTTGTAGAAAAATTCTTTAACCTTTTCCACGCAATAGTATAAAACTCTGCACCACTATAAAATAGAACAGGTAGTGCAAGCGCCATCATAATCCAATTTTCATAAGGTATTTTCCCCATTAAAAACATAGACATGATAAAAATAGGCACCGAAAAGATTGCCGCGAAAATCAACTTCTTTTTAAGGGTTGCTAATCTTTTTTCTTCTAAGGCTTCAAACTCTTTTTTAGTATCTTCTTTTGTACCTAAAATCAATTTAAAACCTATTTCTTTAACTTTATTCCCAATAGTTTCCAACGGAATAATATTTTCGTCATATGAAATGGTCACCGATTGATTTGGGTAATTTACAGCAACGTCAATAACTCCTTCTTGTGGTTTTAAATAAGATTCTATACTGATAGCACATGATGCACACGTCATACCAGCAACTTTATATTCTTCTTTCATGATATTACTTTTATTGTACTACAAAAGTACAGCGACTGTATATCTAATTTGTTACAGAATTATGAGTATCATTTGTATAATTCTGATTTAATGCTTTTTTACTTAAAGCGAATCTAATGGTTGATGCTTGGGATCTTTCATCTTTTTAAACTGAGAAGGAGACATACCTGTTTCTTTTTTAAACTGAGCAGAAAGGTGTGCTACACTGCTATAATTCATCTGAATAGCAATTTCTGAAAGTGAATATTCTTTGTAAAAAAGGAGTTCTTTTACATGCTCTATTTTCTGTTTTAAAATAAAACGTTCTATAGTAATCCCTTCTACAGAAGAAAAAAGCCTACTAAGAGAAGCATAATCATGATGCAATTCATCAGAAATATAATCTGAAAAATTGATATTTAAATATTCTTTAGAATGGTGTACTTGTGCAATTATTAACGCTTTAATCTGCGTTATTATTTTTTGATTTTTATCCTCTAGCAACTCAAAACCTCTTTCTTTTAAACGGCTACCTAATTCCACTTTTAAAGCATCATTTACTGCGGTAACACTTTCTAACTTCCCTAATTGAAGATGTTGAATAGGAATTTGTAAATCTTCACAAATTTCTTTTACCACATCCACACAACGCGGGCAAACCATGTTTTTTATATAGATTGTATTTGTGTCCATTTTTAGAATTTAAAAGAGCAATTAACGCTTCTTTTGGGTTATTTATTGGTGAATTTTCTTAAATCTTTATTAGCACCATAGATTACTAAAATATCATTTTCATTTAAAACAGTATTTGGTGCGATTACACCTTGTACTTGTTCTTCGTTTCTAGATTTACCAACAAGAGATTTTACTTTTGTTTTTTTAATGGTGGTTAGCGCTAAGATATTGTATTTTCTACGAAGCTGAATTTCCTT encodes the following:
- a CDS encoding AraC family transcriptional regulator; translation: MDTNTIYIKNMVCPRCVDVVKEICEDLQIPIQHLQLGKLESVTAVNDALKVELGSRLKERGFELLEDKNQKIITQIKALIIAQVHHSKEYLNINFSDYISDELHHDYASLSRLFSSVEGITIERFILKQKIEHVKELLFYKEYSLSEIAIQMNYSSVAHLSAQFKKETGMSPSQFKKMKDPKHQPLDSL
- a CDS encoding cation-translocating P-type ATPase, which translates into the protein MKEEYKVAGMTCASCAISIESYLKPQEGVIDVAVNYPNQSVTISYDENIIPLETIGNKVKEIGFKLILGTKEDTKKEFEALEEKRLATLKKKLIFAAIFSVPIFIMSMFLMGKIPYENWIMMALALPVLFYSGAEFYTIAWKRLKNFSTNMDTLVALSTGIAFLFSVFNTVNPQYFLSKGLVPHVYFESAVIIITLILLGRFFEEKAKSKTSSAIKKLMGLKPKKVTAIRNGEEKVISYDEILKGELIILKPGDKIPVDGKVKKGTSFIDESMISGEPIPVEKVKGSKVFAGTINQKGSLRIIATKIGDETLLSQIIRLVEEAQSSKPAIQKLADKIAGIFVPIVIGLAIVTFVLWYFLGPDPSITYALLTPITVLIIACPCALGLATPTALMVGIGKGAQQGILIKDAQALETAYKIDTLILDKTGTITEGKPKVTDLIWNKNTVSTELEKVVFAIESESEHPIAEAIVAHLKTIDTESVPIDSFTSITGLGAEATFKNELYRIGNESLMVQKEITIPTQLSTKANSLKSEAKTVVYVAHKNTVVGIIAVADKVKETTLAAIQKLQQMGIEIHMLTGDNEQTAKAIANKVGIKNYQANVMPADKGAFVKQLQAEGKVVAMAGDGINDSHALAQADVGIAMGSGTDIAMESAGITLMHSDLKQISKAIQLSKATMKTIKQNLFWAFIYNLIAIPIAAGALYPINGFLLNPMIAGAAMSMSSISVLSNSLRLKNKNIN